The following coding sequences are from one Helicoverpa armigera isolate CAAS_96S chromosome 2, ASM3070526v1, whole genome shotgun sequence window:
- the LOC110377474 gene encoding hepatocyte growth factor-regulated tyrosine kinase substrate, translated as MFRANNFDKLLDKATSNLRLDPDWPTILQICDLIRQNDCSPKYAVTAVKKKLYSSNPHQAMFALLTLESIVKNCGSGVHDEVTSKAFCEMLRDLVKTTQHENLRNKILELIQAWAFAFRNSPKYRAVQDTVNILKAECYKFPPLKESDAMFSADTAPEWADGEVCHRCRVAFSLMVRRHHCRACGQVFCQQCSAKQSTLPKFGIEKEVRVCDACYDKVSRPPPSSSKLEIVDTSSDYGPAAQPQKRTGGKTAEELQEEEELQLALALSQSEAEQKEKERKSRSHIAPDPAPLHPTLSPTPSSVSASPEHSTQANSELSRYLDRNYWEQRISRDNTVAPTAPAPASHASDTTEEFPKPSTTKAQDDDAEDKEIDEFVETLKSQVEIFVNRMKSNSSRGRSIANDTAVQTLFMNITAMHSRLLRYIQQQDDKRVYLESLQDKVTQIRDSRAALDTLRAEHTARVAAAAEAAERQRQMQMAAKLQAMRKKKHEYLQYQRQLALQRVQEQEREMQMRQEQQKHQYLMNANNFYMPGVSLQQQFPSGYPNQPIYGNPQFHPQMMPQATTDSNVPGPVPGQAQISTANMPMNINPMATIQSMPQLTNTFAALSTSAGPVNQTSVSAQQSMAQSNLRPNLSQQLPIQQQMMLQQMHQMRMPVQSGMHQIGPQAIANGMPGQNIPQQNGQNAQLPKQNLPNQPQQQPNAMMPPMSVGQQNINQQNMGQPLMNTGNPMLGLQMQNMRMPLMQGNQPNPNQPIPVSGYQNMNIPNQVNTQQPGSQAPNIQAQSQMPMPGQQMPMQGQQMMQGQTIPGQPQMQMNNNMSQVGQNLPPGPGQQVPQTQAQQMPPQHHQQQMPLNQAMTMPGQGMQQPGQQMQMMQGQQIQSQGPMMNPGQNPQGQIPGQQQVNQGQIPTSLPNQQMMQGQIQPGNPGQIPMGHQMQMGPVQQMQQGPPMQGQIPQQMGIPQQMQQQLQQGQPAQNIPGQQKMQQPNVPQGQLPQQSTNQQAQSPGKPEHNNNTGELISFD; from the exons ATGTTTCGAGCTAATAATTTTGATAAGTTGCTTG ATAAAGCTACAAGTAATCTACGCCTAGACCCCGATTGGCCGACAATCCTACAAATATGTGATTTGATTAGACAGAACGATTGTTC ACCAAAATATGCAGTGACAGCAGTCAAAAAGAAATTGTACTCATCAAACCCACACCAGGCTATGTTCGCACTGCTCACCCTTGAGAGTATTGTCAAAAACTGTG GTTCTGGCGTCCATGATGAAGTTACATCCAAAGCGTTCTGTGAAATGCTCCGAGATCTTGTGAAGACTACACAACATGAAAACCTTCGCAACAAAATCCTTGAACTGATTCAAGCTTGGGCCTTTGCGTTTCGAAACTCACCCAAATACAGAGCTGTTCAg GACACTGTGAACATTCTGAAGGCTGAGTGTTACAAGTTCCCTCCACTCAAGGAGTCCGACGCGATGTTCTCTGCTGACACAGCACCAGAGTGGGCAGACGGAGAAGTTTGCCATAG ATGTCGCGTGGCATTTTCATTGATGGTACGGCGGCATCATTGTCGTGCATGCGGCCAAGTCTTCTGCCAACAGTGTAGTGCCAAGCAATCTACATTGCCCAAGTTCGGAATTGAAAAAGAG GTGCGTGTTTGTGACGCCTGCTATGATAAAGTGAGCCGGCCGCCGCCATCTTCTTCCAAGCTGGAGATTGTGGACACTTCCAGTGACTATGGACCTGCTGCGCAACCACAG AAACGTACGGGAGGCAAGACTGCCGAAGAGTTACAAGAGGAAGAGGAATTGCAGTTGGCTCTCGCTCTCAGCCAGTCTGAGGCCGAACAGAAGGAGAAAGAACGCAAGTCGCGCTCCCACATCGCGCCTGACCCGGCGCCTCTGCATCCGACTT TGTCACCAACACCGTCTTCAGTGTCTGCGTCTCCGGAGCACAGCACGCAGGCGAACTCTGAGCTGTCGCGGTACCTGGACCGCAACTACTGGGAGCAGCGCATCTCTCGAGATAACACCGTCGCGCCCACCGCGCCCGCACCCGCCTCTCATGCCTCTGATACTACCGAA gAATTCCCCAAGCCTTCTACAACAAAGGCCCAAGATGATGATGCAGAGGACAAAGAAATTGATGAGTTTGTGGAAACACTGAAATCTCAAGtagaaatatttgtaaacaGAATGAAGAGCAACTCCTCGCG AGGACGGTCGATCGCCAATGATACCGCAGTTCAGACCCTTTTCATGAACATCACAGCTATGCACTCACGTCTGCTACGTTACATCCAACAACAAGATGATAAACGCGTCTACCTAGAGAGTTTACAG GACAAAGTGACTCAAATCCGTGACAGCCGCGCGGCTCTGGACACATTACGCGCGGAGCACACGGCGCGAGTGGCCGCCGCCGCGGAGGCAGCCGAGCGACAGAGGCAAATGCAAATGGCTGCCAAACTGCAGGCAATGAGGAAGAAGAAACATGAATACCTACAGTACCAAAGACAACTAGCTTTGCAAAGAGTTCAG GAACAAGAAAGAGAAATGCAGATGAGACAAGAACAACAGAAGCATCAATACTTGATGAATGCTAATAACTTTTATATGCCGGGTGTTTCCTTACAACAACAGTTCCCAAGTGGCTATCCAAACCAACCAATCTATGGAAACCCACAGTTCCATCCACAAATGATGCCACAAGCAACAACCGACAGCAATGTACCGGGCCCTGTGCCCGGACAAGCGCAAATATCCACCGCTAACATGCCGATGAACATAAATCCAATGGCGACTATTCAGTCCATGCCACAGCTAACGAACACTTTCGCGGCATTGTCGACCTCCGCCGGCCCTGTCAACCAAACATCAGTCAGCGCTCAACAGTCAATGGCGCAGTCTAACTTACGACCCAACCTATCTCAGCAATTACCAATCCAACAACAAATGATGTTACAGCAAATGCATCAGATGCGCATGCCCGTACAATCTGGTATGCATCAAATCGGACCACAGGCTATTGCTAATGGCATGCCAGGACAAAACATTCCACAACAAAATGGGCAAAATGCACAGTTACCAAAGCAGAATTTGCCAAACCAGCCTCAGCAGCAACCTAACGCTATGATGCCTCCAATGTCTGTAGgccaacaaaatataaatcagcaaaatatgggtCAACCATTAATGAATACAGGCAATCCTATGCTTGGACTACAAATGCAGAACATGAGAATGCCTCTTATGCAAGGCAATCAACCAAATCCTAATCAGCCGATCCCAGTGTCTGGCtatcaaaatatgaatattcCGAACCAAGTCAATACTCAACAACCAGGATCTCAAGCTCCAAATATTCAAGCACAGTCACAAATGCCTATGCCTGGACAACAAATGCCAATGCAAGGGCAGCAAATGATGCAGGGTCAAACTATACCTGGCCAGCCTCAAATGCAGATGAATAACAATATGTCACAAGTAGGGCAAAATTTACCACCTGGACCTGGACAACAAGTTCCCCAAACCCAAGCTCAACAGATGCCACCACAACACCATCAGCAACAGATGCCTCTCAATCAAGCGATGACAATGCCTGGCCAGGGAATGCAACAGCCTGGCCAGCAAATGCAAATGATGCAAGGGCAACAAATTCAGTCTCAGGGCCCAATGATGAACCCAGGACAAAATCCACAAGGCCAAATACCTGGTCAACAGCAAGTAAATCAAGGACAAATTCCTACTAGTCTGCCAAACCAACAAATGATGCAAGGTCAAATACAACCTGGAAACCCCGGTCAGATACCCATGGGTCATCAGATGCAAATGGGTCCAGTGCAGCAGATGCAGCAAGGCCCTCCAATGCAAGGGCAGATTCCTCAGCAAATGGGAATCCCGCAGCAGATGCAACAGCAACTACAGCAAGGACAGCCTGCACAAAACATTCCAGGCCAACAGAAAATGCAGCAGCCTAATGTGCCACAAGGACAGTTACCACAACAAAGTACCAATCAGCAAGCACAGTCACCAGGGAAACCCGAACATAATAATAACACGGGGGAACTGATTAGTTTCGATTGA
- the LOC110377494 gene encoding U6 snRNA-associated Sm-like protein LSm5, with the protein MTQTSLPNPNTLLPLELVDKCIGSRIHIIMKNDKEMVGTLQGFDDFVNMLLDDVTEYESTPEGRKITKLDQILLNGNNIAMLVPGGEMPGDSYEGQ; encoded by the coding sequence ATGACACAAACTTCGTTACCGAATCCAAACACACTTTTACCTCTAGAACTTGTGGATAAGTGTATAGGTTCTCGGAtccatattattatgaaaaatgacAAAGAAATGGTTGGAACTCTACAAGGATTCGATGATTTTGTGAATATGCTGCTAGATGACGTCACGGAGTACGAATCAACGCCGGAAGGAAGGAAAATCACGAAACTAGATCAAATCCTATTGAATGGCAACAATATTGCGATGTTGGTGCCTGGTGGTGAAATGCCTGGTGATTCTTACGAAGGACAGTGA
- the LOC110377485 gene encoding targeting protein for Xklp2, translating to MAKNVTNFRGEIYFTPNGKLHIKDEPVTPIEEDFGDHNRLDYYDNDSGNIRKSMSMNDIAALREDLVKMEFHDSEDVYHRHRKPSGAPQELSRTKFVSMAEAIYHFQKDTPGRFHTTRPQIFRSQGQNGRSGLTVPQSPMLRSKSRHRPTHILSQKEIEEKELEEIRKHKIKANPIPKSVIEGTNLPEVPKKPVTVPEPFKLTEIQKKAAQTSNENHQFKARPAPKHILEKPHIPVKPPVHVTKPISPKFRYKRANSADQLRSDNLLIMKPQKPEEKHHPRMGPVKPEPFSFEKRDEELKRRREERIKRQIEEERKQATAFKAQPVPGAVKKCMQSTVAKGGSSTSSENKENIKFEAKLPVVLYKEPFKPVLQPVHQLKSAPFELTTEKRAAERERFDKLLKEKEEEQERLRLLHEKEQEEAEELARAKLRAKLIHHAKPVPKAVVAPFVPEKSVAPLTVPETPKFVRRMRQN from the coding sequence ATGGCCAAAAATGTGACGAACTTTCGTGGTGAAATTTATTTCACGCCAAATGGCAAGTTACATATAAAAGACGAACCTGTTACTCCAATTGAAGAGGATTTCGGTGATCACAATCGCTTGGATTACTACGACAATGATTCTGGTAATATAAGAAAATCCATGTCAATGAATGATATTGCTGCACTTCGAGAAGATCTCGTGAAAATGGAATTCCATGATAGTGAAGATGTATATCACAGACATCGTAAACCATCGGGTGCGCCACAGGAGTTATCCAGAACGAAATTTGTTTCAATGGCCGAAGCCATTTACCATTTTCAAAAGGATACTCCTGGTCGGTTCCATACGACGCGTCCTCAAATATTCCGTTCGCAAGGACAGAATGGACGATCAGGACTGACAGTTCCTCAGTCACCTATGCTACGATCTAAGTCTCGCCACAGACCGACACATATATTATCTCAGAAGGAAATTGAAGAAAAGGAGCTTGAAGAAATCaggaaacataaaattaaagctAATCCAATTCCAAAGTCTGTCATAGAAGGCACTAATCTTCCTGAGGTACCTAAGAAACCTGTCACAGTTCCAGAGCCTTTCAAACTGACAGAAATACAAAAGAAAGCTGCTCAAACATCTAATGAAAATCATCAATTTAAAGCTAGACCAGCTCCAAAACACATTCTTGAGAAGCCCCATATACCTGTGAAACCTCCAGTACATGTAACCAAACCCATCAGTCCTAAGTTCCGCTACAAAAGAGCAAACTCTGCTGATCAACTTCGAAGTGATAACTTACTTATAATGAAACCTCAAAAACCTGAAGAAAAACATCATCCTAGAATGGGCCCAGTTAAACCAGAGCCATTCTCATTTGAAAAGCGGGATGAGGAACTGAAACGCCGCAGGGAGGAAAGAATCAAGCGACAGATTGAGGAGGAACGCAAACAAGCTACTGCGTTCAAAGCACAACCTGTACCAGGGGCTGTCAAGAAATGTATGCAGAGCACTGTTGCCAAAGGAGGCTCTTCCACATCTTCAGAAAACAAAGAGAACATAAAGTTTGAAGCTAAGCTACCAGtagtactttacaaggaacCATTTAAACCGGTGCTTCAGCCAGTGCATCAACTGAAGTCTGCTCCATTTGAGCTCACTACAGAGAAGCGTGCAGCTGAAAGAGAGAGGTTTGACAAGCTgttgaaagaaaaagaagaggaACAGGAAAGATTGAGACTGTTGCATGAGAAGGAACAGGAAGAAGCAGAGGAGTTAGCAAGAGCTAAGTTGAGAGCAAAACTGATACATCATGCAAAACCTGTCCCTAAAGCTGTAGTTGCACCATTTGTTCCAGAGAAGTCTGTTGCCCCCCTCACTGTGCCAGAAACTCCTAAGTTTGTGAGGCGCATGAGACAAAACTAA